In Methanofollis aquaemaris, the genomic window TTTCGTCTGATATTTCGGTGGGGTCGGCATTTTTAGCGCATTCGGGAGTATACAGAACAACAACCGGAATGCCGAGCGATTCGATCATTCTGATGCTTTTCTGTGCGTTCTCGTCCTCTCCGGAGAGAAATGACGAACTTCCGAGGCGTATGATGACCACGTCCGGTTTGAGGGAGGCGAGCGTCTCAAGATTCATTGCCGAACCGTAATCCATGAACAGGGGAAGGTCTTTGAGATGCGGTGAGAGAGCAAGCGCGACATTCTTTCCTCCCTCGATTGACAGGTTTCTTCCATTGTCAAGGGAATAGCTGTAGTTAGAGACAAATTGGGAACCCTTCGACCCGAGGCCGACGATCGTGTCGTCGACACCGAAGATATACATCACTTCCTCGACGAGGCCGTCCGATACGGTCGCCACTCTCTCGATTTTCGCGGGTATCGTGACTTCGATGCCGCGGCTGTCCGTCACCGTTCTGACCTGCTCGTTTGCGATTGCGTTATCCGGGGTTGTTTCCTGCGTTTGCATGCACCCGCAAAAGGCAACCGCCGAGACCAGGATGCAGAAGACGATTGCTGTCTGAATTTTCATGTTCTCGCCTCCGGCACACAAAATGAGATCATGTAGTTGTACCCGAGATCTGCCAGACCGATCCTTTCAAAGCCGTAGTGCGATATGATCGGTTCAAGTTCTTCCGCCGATATGCGCATCCTGAACGGCGGGCCGAAATGCATCTCCTCTTTTTTGCATTCGATGACGACCAGGCGCCCGTGTCTCTTCAGGACGCGTCGAATGTCTGAAAAGAGCGTCTCAGCCACCTGATCGAGGTCGAGGGCGTGGAGGACCGTGACGAGGAAACAGACATCAATGGTGTCGTCGTCGAAGGGCAACCGCTCTGAGAGATCGGCGACCGTTGCCGTGATATTTTTCAACCCGGCTAAATCCGCTTTTTTCATCAGGGCGTCGGCCAGATCTTCCCGTATGTCCACGGCAATGACCGACCCCTGGTCACCGACCTCTCGTGCGGCATACAGGGAATATTCGCCTGCTCCGCAACCGAGGTCGAGGAAGACGTCTCCTTTCTTGAGGTTCACTTCCTGAAATATCCGGTCCGGGTCGTGCATCCAGAAACTGCTCGGACTTCTCTTTCCGTGGCCGCCCTCGCCGTGACGGCACACGGGCCTCTCTGTGTCCTCCATGGTGGTGTGTCTCCTCCTTCTGTCTTCATGCTTTTTCGACGATGCCTCTGCCTTCAACTTCCCGATATTTCCTGCTGCACATGAAACACATCCCTGTATCTCTGTCGATCTTTGTGGCCATCACGATCTCCCCGCACTGCGGGCAGACGGCGCTCGCCGCTATCGGGGCGTAGTCGGGAATGTCGGGAACAACGGTTTCAGCGACGAATATTTTTTCAAAGGGGAGTTTCATCAGTGCAAAAGCGGCTTCCTGTCCTTTTTCTCTGAAACTTTTCTCTTCTTCCGGTGTTCCCGCCCGGTTCATGATGACTTTTTCCATCAACGGGTAGAACTCGGGGACGGCGTCTCCGACATATTTCTTGAACTCGGGCCTGGCTCGTATGCGGACTCCTTCTTCTTTTCCGCGGACGGCAAACGTGACCGCAAGTTTTCCGAGGTCGCGGTAGATGAGGGAGTTGTTTCCCAGCGTGCACCCCGAAACCGCCTGGACGCCGTCGGCGAAGCAGGCATTGATCTCGACGATTGCAAGGAGGTTCTCCATAACGCCGTCTGAGTTCATGCAGTCCGGGCCGAGAAGGTGCAGGCCGTACATCGAGGCCATCACGCCGAGGGCGCTGCCCGGACAATAATGCCCGTGAATTTCCGCCGTTTTTACCAGACAGGTCGCGATATCTTTCTTTCGAAGCGCCTCTCCGAACTCTGCCCGCGGGTTTATTCTCAATTTTTCGATCCTCGCGCTCTCGAGCACACCTGAACAGAACAGGTCTCCGGCATTTTCATTGACATTCTCTTTCATTTCATCACTCTCTTTGTATTCGTTCATGATCGCATCCATCCATTCGGGAACAAAAGTGTCGTTCTGCGGGAATTGTTCACCCACATAGGGTTTGAGGTCCAGGACCGGGCTTCTGTCGATTGCGTCCAGACCAGAGACGGTCAATGTGGTGCCGTCCCTTCCCAGCAGCCGGACCACCGTCATCAGCAGAGGGTTTGGGCGGGCCGGGCTGCAGGTGGAAAAGATGCCCTTTAACGGGTAATCGGTACGGCCGACAGGGTGAACTTTTTTCAGGGACCGACCGGTGTCTGAAACCTCGTGACCCCAGTAGAGAACCACGATGTGGGAGAAGTCTTCGATGCCCTCGAGGAGATCGGCCATCTCCTCCTGTATGACGATCTTCGAACGCGCGTCCGATGCTTCATGAAATTTTTTCAGTGCGGTGCCCGGTTCATCGTTCAGTTTCAGGCCGTCGCCGTCCGCGACGAGTTGCGGTGCTGCCAGATCGTTCCTGATGATCCCGATGGGTTTCAGCGTGATAGCCTCCGCTAGTGTCGTGTCTGTTTGTTCCATTTTTTTGTCTCCTGGTCTAAAGGGTCTTTATTTCTTCAAAACTCCTTTTTAGAATCTCTTTTGCCTGGTCTATCTTCTCTTCGGGAAGTTTTTCTACATAGAACCTGATGTCCATCATGAGATGGATCAACGAAATATTCTCTTCTCCGAAAATTTCGAGGTGCATTTTTTTAAAAAAATTCACTCTCTCTTCAGACCCTTCTCTTTCGTTTTTGAAGTTCGAGATCGTTTTTTCTCCTGCATCTGTCAGTTCGTATGTTGTCTTTGAGCGCTTTCCGACTTCTTTTACTCTGATGAGTCCCTCCGATTCAAGAGATTTTAACAGGGGGTACACGGTTCCTTTGTTCGGAACCCACGTCCCCTCGGTCTGTTCGGCGATCTCCTTGAGGAGGTCGTACCCGGATTTCGGCTCTTTCTCCAGGGAGTGGAGGATCAGGACGGTGAGCAGTCCTCTCTCTTTTCCTTTTTCGGGGGTGAATTTCCAGATGCTGTGCATAATTCTCTCGTGTTTTGAGATCGGTGCGGTGACATTTGAAGGTTTTTATGCCAACGGTTTGGTAACAACCTATTGTCACAACATTGTTATAAGAGTTGCGTATTGTGTGATCACAACACAGCGATATGTCACATCGTCCGATCCGGTACCCTGCTCTCTCAAAAATCGGAGAGGAGCGGAAGACCGGCGCTCTTCCCCTGGTGTGCGAATACCTACAGATAATACAGGAACGATTCTATCTTTGTTTTCGTATTCTCATTTTCGTTCCCGTCGAATGTCAGGTTGAGAATCGGTTTTGACCTGTTGCGTTCATCTCCCTGGTGCAGGGTATTGAGTGCGATTCCCGTATTTTCATAGATCGACGCCACCGTTATGATGCCGTCGATTACTGCCCCGGCACACCGGGTTTTTGCTCCCCGGTATCTCCCGAAGGCGCCGGCATAATAGCCCAGGGTGCTGTCGGCCGTTGCGGCAAGACTCTTCACGTGCTTTTCGAAGGGACTGTACTCTGAGAGACACCCGGATATCTGTGAGATGGCGTCTTCAAACACCTCCAGTTTCTGGTGCAGCATCGTTTTGTTTTTCTTTCCGTTTTGAACGATGAAATCGTTCCACAGGAGCCACATGGATTCGCTCAGGGGAGCGTAGACCACCCGATGGTGGTTCTCTTCGATGTTTTTGAACGTTGCATTGTTTAAATAGTCGTTGAAGAGGATCATGGGTTCGCCGATTGCGAGAATGGTCTTTTTGTAGTTCTTTGCACGGTGTTCGGCACACATGTTCCCTGCCAGCTCTTTCAGGAATTCGAGGTGGAGACGACCGTCCTGAGACGCTTCGAGGACCATGTCGAGATAATCGTCTCTCCGCTCCGGGGGTGCATTGCGGACGATGTCTCCTGCGATCAGGACGAGAAAGATGGTGTCGAGATCGGTCGCGTCTTTCAACAGCGCGTCCTCGACAAATGGAGCAACGACGGCGATATCTTTCAGTTCCTTTGCATCCAGAATCGTTCTCAGGATGCGGTTGTACTGGCCGTCGACTTCTGCTCCCTCGGACTGCGGGATGAGTATTGCAGACGGTTTTTCATGATCCGTGCGAGTATCGAAGAAATTCACGACGTCTCCGATCAGAGCGATCAGAGAAAAATATTCGTTCGTTAAGGCGTATTTCCGCCCGGCGTTTATGCTGCCGAAGTCGGGTGCCGGCAGCGTTTGTGCATGTATCCCGGCGTTTTTCAAAGATGCACAGTAGATGTGCGAGTACGGGTAGATGTTCGGCACATAGATCGTCGCCCCGTCCTCCAGTTCCGCACGATCGGGCGTGATATTCGCTCTCCGGTGAGCCACCTTTCCGGGATATGTTTCCAGGGCATCTGCCGTTCCGGCGGGAATGGTATTCAGGCTGTTGATAAAAGCTTCGAGTCGCGTGATCACGCCGACATCTGAAGAATGTTCGTCGACCTCGATGTTCAGATAGGGTTTCCCATCCATAATTTCCCTGAAATAATGGGAAAAAACCGTGTCCGGACCGCACCCGTGATGGGTCAGGAATATTGCGTAGAGGTTCGGATGTGCTTTGACGATCTGCGCCGCTTCGAGGATGTGCTGACCGAAGGGCCAGTACATATTCGGGTGTTCTTTCGAGATGTCGCCTCCGGGCAGGTTGTAAAATGCCAGGACTTTATAGCCTTTTTCTGCAAGTCTGTCGGGAATTCCAAGGTTCAGTGCCGGGTCGGACACCCCGTACGTCTTTGAGATGATGACAAACGCTTTTTCGTCGGGCCTGAGATTTTTCACCAGTTCTCTGCTGGTTTCTTCGATCCTGGTCTCGAAATCGAGGAATGCTTTCATTCCTTTCTGGAGGGCCATGAGCGTTTCTTCGGGATCTTTTCCAAGTTTCCGCCCGAGATCCATGAAACTTTTTTTCATGAATTCTTCTCCGAGACTGAACCCGAATGTCGGCGAGAGGAGTTTGATA contains:
- a CDS encoding class I SAM-dependent methyltransferase; its protein translation is MEDTERPVCRHGEGGHGKRSPSSFWMHDPDRIFQEVNLKKGDVFLDLGCGAGEYSLYAAREVGDQGSVIAVDIREDLADALMKKADLAGLKNITATVADLSERLPFDDDTIDVCFLVTVLHALDLDQVAETLFSDIRRVLKRHGRLVVIECKKEEMHFGPPFRMRISAEELEPIISHYGFERIGLADLGYNYMISFCVPEART
- a CDS encoding TrmO family methyltransferase domain-containing protein is translated as MEQTDTTLAEAITLKPIGIIRNDLAAPQLVADGDGLKLNDEPGTALKKFHEASDARSKIVIQEEMADLLEGIEDFSHIVVLYWGHEVSDTGRSLKKVHPVGRTDYPLKGIFSTCSPARPNPLLMTVVRLLGRDGTTLTVSGLDAIDRSPVLDLKPYVGEQFPQNDTFVPEWMDAIMNEYKESDEMKENVNENAGDLFCSGVLESARIEKLRINPRAEFGEALRKKDIATCLVKTAEIHGHYCPGSALGVMASMYGLHLLGPDCMNSDGVMENLLAIVEINACFADGVQAVSGCTLGNNSLIYRDLGKLAVTFAVRGKEEGVRIRARPEFKKYVGDAVPEFYPLMEKVIMNRAGTPEEEKSFREKGQEAAFALMKLPFEKIFVAETVVPDIPDYAPIAASAVCPQCGEIVMATKIDRDTGMCFMCSRKYREVEGRGIVEKA
- a CDS encoding PadR family transcriptional regulator, giving the protein MHSIWKFTPEKGKERGLLTVLILHSLEKEPKSGYDLLKEIAEQTEGTWVPNKGTVYPLLKSLESEGLIRVKEVGKRSKTTYELTDAGEKTISNFKNEREGSEERVNFFKKMHLEIFGEENISLIHLMMDIRFYVEKLPEEKIDQAKEILKRSFEEIKTL